The Candidatus Zixiibacteriota bacterium genome includes a window with the following:
- a CDS encoding response regulator produces the protein MNDARPIEILLVEDNPGDVRLTVEALKEGKVANNLTVAVDGVEALDALHKRGKFEDAADPDLILLDLNLPRKDGRQVLEEIKEDPSLRAIPVVILTTSQNEEDVIRSYKLHANCFVSKPVELEEFLNVVKSVEDFWLSIVRLPKRSRVGAMRL, from the coding sequence ATGAATGACGCCAGACCGATCGAGATCCTGCTGGTTGAGGACAATCCCGGAGACGTCCGTCTTACGGTCGAGGCGCTTAAGGAAGGTAAGGTTGCCAACAACCTGACTGTCGCCGTAGACGGTGTTGAAGCTCTCGATGCTCTTCATAAGCGAGGGAAGTTCGAGGACGCAGCTGATCCCGATCTCATTCTGCTTGATCTGAATCTGCCAAGAAAAGACGGCCGTCAAGTACTCGAAGAGATCAAAGAGGACCCAAGTCTCAGAGCTATCCCGGTAGTGATTTTAACCACTTCGCAGAATGAAGAGGATGTTATACGCTCTTACAAGCTTCATGCCAACTGCTTCGTTTCCAAACCGGTGGAGCTGGAAGAGTTTCTTAATGTCGTGAAGTCCGTTGAAGACTTCTGGTTATCGATCGTTCGCCTGCCCAAGAGGTCAAGAGTGGGGGCGATGAGGTTATGA
- a CDS encoding response regulator — protein sequence MTLTDLKLLVVEDNPGDLRLLKEMLRENSPHNMIVHEAGTMAEAEERILEFTPDLILLDLNLPDSSGPGTYEHFHQRYPDVPVIVLTGLSDERVALATIQHGAQDYLIKGEFDSRLLTKSINYSLERHRLSSALNDQKRKEQQLRELSSLSRITDQPATSISASSLGIKRIKDVSDQAFGALVEEAVSLTEHALEQRAVRVEGNLSIDIRNLATTLGKLNAGPRDVIDIYRASLNRVSQTRKPTIAAVMAEEARYVTLELMGYLANYYRDLAGGNNTVVFETGAIDTSDMEV from the coding sequence ATGACACTGACCGATCTTAAACTGCTGGTGGTCGAGGACAATCCCGGTGACCTAAGGCTGTTGAAAGAAATGCTCAGGGAGAATAGTCCGCACAATATGATTGTGCATGAAGCAGGTACCATGGCTGAAGCGGAGGAGAGAATTCTGGAGTTCACCCCGGATTTGATTCTTCTGGACCTGAATCTTCCTGATAGTTCCGGACCGGGGACTTACGAGCATTTTCATCAGCGTTATCCCGATGTCCCGGTAATCGTTTTGACTGGTCTGTCCGATGAACGGGTGGCTCTGGCGACTATTCAACATGGGGCTCAGGACTACCTGATCAAGGGTGAGTTCGACAGCAGGCTTCTGACTAAGTCGATCAATTACTCCCTCGAGAGACATCGACTCAGCAGTGCCTTGAACGACCAGAAGCGCAAAGAGCAGCAACTGCGCGAACTGAGTTCTCTCAGCCGCATTACCGATCAACCTGCCACCTCCATTTCAGCTTCCAGTCTTGGAATCAAACGGATCAAGGACGTAAGCGATCAGGCCTTCGGAGCCCTGGTGGAGGAGGCTGTGTCTTTGACCGAGCATGCTCTGGAGCAACGCGCCGTCAGGGTGGAAGGGAACCTCTCGATTGATATACGAAATCTTGCCACTACGTTGGGTAAGCTGAACGCCGGGCCAAGAGATGTTATCGATATATACCGAGCTTCCCTGAATCGTGTCAGTCAGACGAGGAAACCTACAATAGCCGCTGTAATGGCTGAAGAAGCGCGGTATGTAACGCTGGAGCTTATGGGATATCTGGCAAATTACTACCGGGATCTGGCCGGTGGCAATAATACCGTCGTCTTTGAAACCGGAGCCATCGACACCTCAGACATGGAGGTATGA
- a CDS encoding circadian clock KaiB family protein encodes MKRYILKLYIAGQTPKSIRAVNTLKRLCQKYLENDFDLEIIDVLEMPEEAERSRILATPTVIKELPLPGRRIIGDLSHIKDVMDGLDISETVQHGV; translated from the coding sequence ATGAAAAGATATATCTTAAAACTATACATTGCGGGCCAGACACCCAAATCAATCAGGGCTGTTAATACGCTTAAACGTCTCTGTCAGAAATATCTCGAAAACGACTTTGATTTAGAAATAATCGATGTTCTCGAGATGCCCGAGGAGGCTGAGCGCAGTAGGATTCTAGCAACACCGACTGTCATTAAAGAGCTCCCTCTACCGGGGCGTCGTATTATCGGAGACCTGAGTCATATCAAGGATGTCATGGATGGGCTCGATATCAGTGAAACAGTGCAGCACGGAGTATAG
- the kaiC gene encoding circadian clock protein KaiC, with product MQNDVSIKMQKLPTGIEGLDFTSNGGLPIGRTTLICGSAGSAKTVLAAQYLAAGIMQYDQSGVFVTFEERPQDIRINMRSFGWDIEQWEKEGKWVFVDAAPSPETESTVIGDYDLGGLIARVENAAKKVGAKRLAMDSLGAVMTQFEDQLILRREFLRINTALKNMNVTSIMTAERASEYGPASRYGVEEFVADNVIILRNNLEDEKRRRTVEILKFRGTDHRKGEYPFTIIPGQGAVVIPLAAIELKQHSTTVRITSGNSEVDNMCGGGFFRDSIILVSGATGTGKTLMVTEFVDGGAQVGEKCLLFAFEESREQLFRNAYGWGRDFEKLEEQGLLKVVCEYPEGAGLEDHLIRMKELIEEFGPDRIAVDSLSALERVATQKSFREFVIAITSFIKDREAAGLFTSTTPTLLGGTSVTEAHISTITDSIVLLRYVEIFGEMRRGMTVLKMRGSMHDKDIREFTVDGTGMHVARPFRNVSGILSGITRHWNDSELDRVEELFQE from the coding sequence ATGCAGAACGATGTATCAATTAAAATGCAGAAACTCCCTACGGGGATAGAAGGACTGGATTTCACCTCCAACGGAGGTTTGCCTATAGGGCGAACAACGTTGATCTGCGGTTCTGCCGGAAGCGCCAAGACCGTTCTGGCCGCTCAATATCTGGCTGCCGGCATTATGCAATATGATCAGTCAGGAGTGTTTGTCACGTTCGAAGAACGTCCCCAGGATATTCGAATCAATATGCGCAGCTTTGGTTGGGATATCGAGCAATGGGAAAAGGAAGGCAAATGGGTTTTTGTCGATGCTGCTCCCTCTCCTGAAACCGAGTCGACCGTTATCGGAGATTACGATCTTGGCGGTCTCATCGCACGGGTGGAGAATGCCGCCAAGAAAGTGGGAGCAAAAAGACTCGCAATGGATTCTCTGGGAGCGGTCATGACTCAGTTCGAGGACCAGCTTATTCTCAGGCGTGAATTCCTTCGTATAAATACTGCACTAAAAAATATGAATGTCACGTCCATTATGACGGCTGAGCGGGCTAGCGAATACGGCCCGGCCTCGCGCTATGGCGTCGAAGAATTCGTAGCTGATAATGTAATTATCCTGAGAAACAATCTCGAAGACGAAAAACGGAGAAGGACCGTAGAAATTCTCAAATTCCGCGGTACTGATCATCGCAAGGGCGAATACCCGTTTACGATAATACCGGGGCAGGGTGCTGTTGTCATCCCGCTCGCCGCTATTGAGCTTAAGCAACATTCAACTACGGTTCGAATCACTTCCGGTAACTCTGAAGTCGACAATATGTGCGGCGGCGGGTTCTTCCGTGATTCCATCATCCTCGTTTCCGGCGCCACTGGAACCGGCAAGACGCTGATGGTAACGGAGTTCGTGGACGGCGGCGCTCAGGTCGGTGAAAAATGCCTCCTGTTCGCGTTCGAAGAAAGCCGTGAACAGTTATTCAGAAATGCCTATGGGTGGGGAAGGGATTTTGAGAAACTCGAAGAACAGGGTTTGCTGAAAGTCGTCTGTGAGTATCCGGAGGGAGCCGGGCTCGAGGACCATTTGATAAGGATGAAAGAACTGATCGAAGAGTTCGGACCGGATCGTATTGCCGTAGATTCTCTTTCGGCTCTGGAACGAGTTGCGACTCAGAAGAGTTTTCGTGAATTCGTTATCGCCATTACGTCGTTTATCAAAGACCGTGAGGCAGCCGGTTTGTTCACTTCGACCACACCTACGCTGCTCGGTGGGACGTCGGTTACGGAAGCTCATATATCGACAATTACCGACTCTATCGTGTTGTTGAGATACGTTGAGATATTTGGAGAGATGAGACGTGGCATGACCGTGCTCAAGATGCGCGGCTCCATGCATGACAAGGATATTAGGGAGTTCACCGTCGACGGTACGGGTATGCATGTTGCAAGACCTTTCCGCAATGTTAGCGGAATTCTTTCGGGCATTACCCGTCATTGGAACGACAGCGAACTGGATCGAGTGGAAGAACTCTTCCAGGAATAG
- a CDS encoding EAL domain-containing protein yields MNQRVLSVLLVEDHHGDIQLVQEHLRDIKDADIRMTVVSDLNELAPILKITATDVILLDLGLPGCSGLETLVRLRAMAPGLPVIVLTGHDDGQLAERVIQKGAQDFVAKDELGKVRLERIIRNAVERHRIHTALQARLENHTIDQNFQNLIVQNMSEGVLVVDSEGIIEYANPAAGTLLNGQADRLIGAEFGFPISDECLIEVPPHMGSSETKYLEMHVVEPTNMPSLMRVVSLQDVSHHERTRAQLMHTAHHDSLTGVEVRRMFDKRLSRLIEKARRKQIETFVVMYVDCDNFKQVNDEYGHSIGDAVLQGIAEVLLNAVRPSDFIGRLGGDEFALGLEDINSISDAIGVADRIIAAVGDSIQVGNKQISTSVSIGLASYRQGHREPRDILRDADTALQFAKKRGKARYEVFDDGMSADQTLSEYFGTELTAALNSNQLDAMLQPIISAHNRAVVSFEAFLRWYRPNGTILYPSNFMDTVRSKGLSREIDSWVIERTGEIYRRDRILHQQIPAIGLHLNICAATLGNSEFLAWLTDSKEKTSQVRPLTFEVSEKDAEMMNLRKPEVWDLLYQNGINIHIDRFGTGSAPLALMQLPVVKEISIAPRLVKSILVDKASRQIVQSIIHAAHDLDKLVVAEGIENPEQFNYLSNVGCDLLQGHLISKPLDQSVIIDFLRDGNPWFKGESKRNDVKWPARSDSDYKKQQSCLIPAESDD; encoded by the coding sequence ATGAATCAACGTGTTCTTTCGGTTCTTCTGGTGGAAGACCACCACGGTGATATACAGCTCGTACAAGAACACTTGCGCGATATAAAGGATGCAGACATTCGTATGACGGTCGTTTCCGACCTCAATGAATTGGCGCCTATTTTGAAAATAACCGCAACGGATGTGATTCTTCTTGATCTCGGTCTGCCCGGTTGCAGCGGCCTGGAAACACTGGTACGCCTGAGAGCGATGGCACCCGGACTGCCGGTAATTGTACTGACAGGTCATGACGACGGCCAGCTGGCCGAACGAGTGATCCAGAAAGGCGCCCAGGATTTCGTAGCTAAAGATGAATTGGGAAAAGTCCGTCTGGAACGGATAATAAGAAATGCCGTGGAAAGGCACCGTATTCACACGGCGCTTCAAGCTCGCCTGGAAAATCATACGATCGATCAAAATTTCCAAAATCTGATTGTACAGAATATGTCCGAGGGAGTGCTGGTGGTGGATTCCGAAGGGATTATCGAGTATGCCAATCCGGCGGCCGGTACATTGCTAAACGGACAAGCCGACAGGCTGATCGGAGCCGAGTTCGGATTCCCTATTTCCGATGAATGCTTGATTGAGGTCCCCCCCCACATGGGATCGAGCGAGACGAAATACCTGGAAATGCATGTCGTGGAACCGACCAACATGCCTTCTCTAATGCGGGTGGTATCACTTCAGGATGTATCCCATCACGAACGAACCCGCGCTCAACTTATGCATACCGCGCATCACGACAGCCTGACCGGTGTCGAAGTGAGGCGGATGTTCGACAAGCGGCTCAGTCGTCTCATTGAAAAGGCGCGACGTAAACAGATCGAAACGTTCGTGGTCATGTATGTCGATTGTGACAATTTCAAACAGGTCAATGATGAATATGGTCATTCCATAGGTGATGCCGTGCTTCAGGGGATTGCCGAAGTACTCCTGAATGCCGTGCGTCCCTCCGATTTTATCGGCCGTCTCGGCGGTGATGAATTCGCCCTCGGCCTCGAGGATATCAACAGTATCTCCGATGCAATCGGTGTTGCCGATCGCATCATTGCCGCTGTCGGTGACTCCATCCAGGTGGGTAACAAGCAAATTTCCACTTCGGTTTCGATCGGTCTGGCTTCCTATCGCCAGGGACACCGCGAACCGAGAGACATTCTCCGTGATGCCGACACAGCCCTGCAGTTCGCCAAGAAGCGCGGCAAGGCTCGCTATGAGGTTTTCGACGACGGTATGTCGGCCGATCAAACCCTTTCCGAGTATTTCGGGACCGAACTAACGGCGGCGCTCAACTCGAATCAGCTCGATGCCATGTTGCAACCGATCATTTCGGCGCACAACCGTGCTGTCGTTTCGTTCGAGGCTTTTCTGCGCTGGTATCGTCCCAACGGAACCATTTTGTATCCGTCGAATTTTATGGACACGGTGCGCTCCAAGGGATTGAGTCGAGAAATCGACAGTTGGGTGATTGAGCGCACGGGAGAAATCTATCGACGCGATCGAATCCTTCACCAACAGATCCCGGCGATCGGACTCCACTTGAACATCTGTGCGGCAACCCTTGGCAACAGTGAGTTTCTTGCCTGGTTGACCGATTCGAAAGAAAAGACATCACAGGTTCGCCCTCTTACCTTTGAGGTTTCCGAAAAAGACGCAGAGATGATGAACCTGCGGAAACCTGAAGTTTGGGACTTGTTATATCAAAACGGAATAAATATCCACATCGATCGATTCGGCACCGGCAGTGCCCCGCTGGCGCTTATGCAACTCCCGGTAGTTAAAGAGATATCGATTGCACCGAGGTTGGTTAAATCCATACTCGTGGACAAAGCCAGCCGACAGATAGTACAATCGATAATACACGCCGCTCATGATCTCGACAAGCTGGTGGTAGCCGAAGGAATAGAAAATCCGGAGCAATTCAATTACCTGTCTAATGTAGGATGTGATCTGCTCCAGGGTCACTTGATTTCAAAACCACTCGACCAAAGTGTCATCATAGATTTCCTGCGCGATGGCAACCCATGGTTTAAAGGCGAATCGAAACGAAACGATGTAAAATGGCCCGCCCGATCCGATTCAGATTATAAGAAACAGCAGTCATGTCTGATCCCGGCCGAATCCGACGATTGA